A single region of the Pyricularia oryzae 70-15 chromosome 4, whole genome shotgun sequence genome encodes:
- a CDS encoding RCM-1: protein MASHRPSPPMPVHMHHGPGAPLPPGAMPPGPQYSSAARRMAEATEVTWIQIGSCSEILGNLEDAMQAYERAITINPQSIPAMNAMSAILRTKEEFPKACEYLNAIIKLDPTNGEAWSAMGHCYLMMDELQQAYSAYQNALVNLQTPKDPKLWYGIGILYDRYGSLEHAEEAFSSVMQMQPDFEKANEIYFRLGIIYKQQSKFNQSLECFKYIVHSPPHPLTETDIWFQIGHVHEQQKDLDNAKAAYQRVLDGDPKHAKVLQQLGWLHHQQSSSFQSQERAIEYLEQSVAADNSDAQSWYLLGRCYMSQQKYPKAYEAYQQAVYRDGRNPTFWCSIGVLYYQINQYRDALDAYSRAIRLNPYLSEVWYDLGTLYESCNNQINDALDAYQRAAELDPSNPHIKARLNLLRTGQSNGSGPPSAPVPTDIHPQSYQASGPPGPQWNGAQGPQPPQQPNGPPPLTGPDNWPRLSAVNPPPQPPNPYEQQREPFRGPPPPPPRQPSPRQEQGPPPMRHYGQEGARPGPPPGPGPEPPRRGPSPISQGHYPPPPPPGQQPPPPQSLQQAQQQAQQQQHHHQAQQQQAQQAQQQPQQPRQSIPMDMVRNSRARQFPDEAMDAPPPPNAMLGYRRPNSPRSEQQRPTHDNRMPSPKSAYPQHQQPYPPHPNDTPGPSNVDGPSRPPPPPPPGASNPEPPMHREHDRPPSVGPKRMREWEDEPTSAKKPASDENRARLEDMRHRRQSTPPREREQYRRNSSEARRFEDQRRMDDQRRVDDHRRDDMRRAEEQRHANDNYHPSEAAHHPPAHAMQQSHLPPMQQGPVPPMQNMMREGPGPSPAGSAPKEFNQEERHHERQPQHPAAPHPPAAGEPERAARKMDVDEDYDDSGEDEKKNGIATSAASGPGSSSGESKPATNGAMNGLMGPKVESS from the exons ATGGCGTCGCATCGGCCGTCGCCCCCAATGCCGGTGCACATGCATCACGGGCCCGGCGCGCCCCTACCACCGGGCGCTATGCCTCCTGGACCTCAATACTCCTCGGCCGCCCGGCGCATGGCCGAGGCTACTGAAGTGACCTGGATTCAGATTG GCAGCTGCAGTGAAATCCTTGGCAACCTCGAAGACGCCATGCAGGCCTACGAGCGCGCAATTACCATTAATCCCCAGTCCATTCCTGCCATGAACGCGATGAGCGCCATTCTAAGAACCAAAGAAGAGTTCCCCAAAGCCTGCGAGTATTTGAACGCGATCATTAAGCTTGATCCGACCAACGGTGAGGCTTGGAGCGCGATGG GCCACTGCTATCTGATGATGGACGAGCTTCAGCAAGCATACTCGGCCTACCAGAACGCGCTGGTTAATCTCCAGACACCCAAG GATCCCAAACTATGGTACGGCATTGGTATCTTATATGATCGATACGGCTCTCTGGAGCACGCCGAGGAGGCCTTCTCATCTGTGATGCAGATGCAGCCTGATTTTGAAAAGGCCAACGAGATCTATTTCCGCCTTGGCATAATTTACAAACAGCAATCCAAATTTAACCAGAGTCTTGAG TGCTTCAAATATATTGTTCACTCGCCCCCGCATCCTCTCACAGAAACCGATATCTGGTTCCAGATTGGACACGTTCATGAACAACAAAAAGAT CTCGACAACGCGAAAGCTGCATACCAACGCGTGCTCGATGGTGATCCGAAGCACGCAAAGGTACTGCAGCAGTTGGGATGGCTTCACCATCAGCAAAGCAGCAGCTTCCAGAGCCAGGAGAGAGCTATTGAATACCTCGAGCAATCTGTTGCAGCTG ACAACAGCGATGCGCAGAGCTGGTACCTCCTCGGCCGATGTTACATGTCCCAGCAAAAGTATCCCAAGGCATATGAGGCCTACCAACAAGCTGTCTACCGCGATGGACGCAACCCTACATTCTGGTGCTCGATTGGTGTTCTCTACTACCAGATCAACCAGTACCGCGATGCGTTGGATGCGTACTCTCGTGCTATTCGGTTGAACCCTTACCTTTCCGAGGTTTGGTACGATCTCGGCACACTG TATGAGTCCTGCAACAACCAAATTAACGACGCTCTCGACGCCTACCAAAGGGCAGCCGAGCTGGACCCCAGCAACCCGCACATCAAAGCCCGTCTCAACCTGTTGCGGACTGGTCAAAGCAATGGTTCGGGCCCCCCAAGCGCTCCTGTGCCGACCGACATCCATCCCCAGTCTTACCAGGCTTCTGGTCCACCTGGACCTCAGTGGAACGGCGCGCAAGGTCCACAGCCACCTCAGCAGCCAAACGGACCTCCTCCTCTCACTGGTCCTGACAACTGGCCTAGGCTTTCGGCTGTGAACCCTCCCCCGCAACCCCCAAATCCTTATGAGCAGCAGCGAGAGCCCTTTCGAggcccccctccccctcctcCGCGCCAGCCCAGCCCTAGGCAAGAGCAGGGTCCCCCGCCCATGAGGCACTATGGCCAAGAAGGTGCAAGGCCTGGGCCACCGCCAGGACCCGGACCTGAGCCGCCTCGTCGTGGCCCGTCTCCTATTTCTCAGGGTCACTACCCACCACCTCCGCCTCCGGGTCAACAGCCGCCTCCACCGCAGTCACTGCAACAGGCTCAACAACAagcccagcagcaacagcaccaTCATCAGgctcagcagcaacaggccCAACAGGCCCAGCAGCAACCTCAGCAACCTCGTCAGTCGATTCCTATGGACATGGTACGCAATTCGAGGGCCCGTCAATTCCCCGATGAGGCCATGGATGCACCGCCTCCCCCCAACGCCATGCTTGGTTATCGTCGCCCGAACAGCCCAAGGAGTGAGCAGCAGCGTCCGACGCATGATAACCGGATGCCGTCGCCCAAATCGGCGTACCCACAGCATCAGCAACCATATCCACCACACCCTAATGATACTCCGGGCCCGAGCAACGTTGACGGTCCATCCCGCCccccgccgcctccgcctcctGGTGCCTCAAACCCAGAGCCTCCCATGCACCGGGAGCACGACCGCCCGCCTTCAGTCGGGCCCAAGAGGATGCGAGAGTGGGAGGACGAGCCGACATCTGCTAAGAAGCCTGCTTCTGACGAGAATCGGGCCAGACTCGAGGACATGCGCCATCGACGCCAATCTACTCCCCCTCGCGAAAGGGAACAGTACCGTCGTAACTCTTCCGAGGCCCGTCGCTTCGAAGATCAGCGACGAATGGATGATCAGAGGCGTGTCGATGACCATAGGAGGGATGACATGCGCCGAGCCGAGGAGCAGCGCCACGCCAATGATAACTACCACCCGTCTGAGGCTGCCCATCACCCTCCTGCGCACGCTATGCAGCAAAGTCATCTCCCGCCCATGCAGCAAGGCCCTGTCCCGCCCATGCAGAACATGATGCGTGAGGGGCCTGGCCCTTCGCCCGCCGGCTCAGCTCCCAAAGAATTCAACCAAGAAGAGAGGCACCACGAAAGGCAGCCGCAACACCCTGCTGCTCCTCATCCGCCTGCAGCAGGCGAACCTGAGCGTGCAGCTAGGAAGATGGACGTGGACGAGGACTATGATGACAGTGGAGAGGATgaaaagaagaacggaaTTGCCACAAGTGCAGCTTCTGGGCCGGGATCGTCCTCTGGCGAGAGCAAGCCCGCCACCAACGGTGCGATGAATGGACTCATGGGTCCCAAGGTTGAGAGCTCCTAA